The following are encoded together in the Streptomyces tsukubensis genome:
- a CDS encoding CcdC protein domain-containing protein, whose product MSGPVEILAIGVAVVLVVARLVRPQAVGGGRWWLLPVVLAAVSLRQSGLVDGRHPAQSVTLLVLEAVVGVVIGLGWGWTSRLWTEPDGSVWAKGTKAAILIWVGGILVRGVLYGVGAALDLKQTSSAIMLSLAATLLARGGVLTYRAGLLSPAYGERAGVERERAWKDRV is encoded by the coding sequence GTGTCCGGTCCTGTTGAAATCCTCGCCATCGGCGTCGCCGTCGTTCTCGTCGTGGCGCGACTTGTCAGGCCCCAGGCGGTCGGGGGCGGCCGCTGGTGGCTGCTTCCCGTGGTGCTGGCCGCCGTCTCCCTGAGGCAGTCGGGTCTCGTCGACGGACGGCATCCGGCCCAGTCCGTGACGCTGTTGGTCCTGGAGGCCGTCGTCGGAGTGGTCATCGGGCTCGGATGGGGCTGGACCTCGCGGCTGTGGACCGAGCCGGACGGGAGCGTCTGGGCGAAGGGCACCAAAGCGGCGATCCTGATCTGGGTGGGCGGCATCCTCGTCAGGGGCGTCCTCTACGGCGTCGGCGCGGCGCTCGACCTCAAGCAGACGAGCTCCGCCATCATGCTCTCCCTCGCCGCCACCCTGCTGGCCCGCGGAGGCGTCCTGACCTATCGGGCCGGGCTGCTGTCCCCCGCGTACGGTGAGCGTGCCGGAGTGGAGCGGGAGCGGGCCTGGAAGGACCGTGTGTGA
- a CDS encoding DNA gyrase/topoisomerase IV subunit B, with the protein MTADTSTALLAGAGRDSSDYTARHLLVLEGLEAVRKRPGMYIGSTDSRGLMHCLWEIIDNSVDEALGGYCDHIDVTLHSDGSVEVKDNGRGIPVDVEPKTGLSGVEVVMTKLHAGGKFGGGSYAASGGLHGVGASVVNALSARLDVEVDRGGHTHAVSFRRGVPGQFAGEGAEAPFDPSVGLRKTKKIPKTRTGNRTRYWADRQIFLKDARLALDTLHQRARQTAFLVPGLTLIVRDEFGLGEGGSKGEESFRFDGGISEFCEYLAHDKPVCDVLRLTGQGSFKETVPVLDDHGQMTPTEVTRELGVDIALRWGTGYDTTIRSFVNIIATPKGGTHVSGFERSVTRTMNEALRAAKVLRVAEDDIVKDDALEGMTAVVTVRLAEPQFEGQTKEVLGTSAANRIVANVVAKELKAFLTTTKREIRAQARSVMEKAVAAARTRIAARQHKEAQRRKTALESSSLPAKLADCRSDDVGRSELFIVEGDSALGTAKLARNSEFQALLPIRGKILNVQKSSVSDMLKNAECGAIIQVIGAGSGRTFDLDAARYGKIILLVDADVDGAHIRCLLLTLFQRYMRPMVEAGRVFAAVPPLHRIELSQPKKGQEKYVYTYSDRELRETLLEFQRKNVRYKDSIQRYKGLGEMDADQLAETTMDPRHRTLRRINIGELDAAEQVFDLLMGNDVAPRKEFITGSAATLDRSRIDA; encoded by the coding sequence GTGACTGCCGATACGTCCACAGCGCTGCTGGCAGGAGCAGGCCGCGACAGCTCCGACTACACCGCACGGCATCTGCTGGTCCTCGAAGGGCTGGAGGCGGTCCGTAAGCGCCCCGGCATGTACATCGGGTCCACCGACAGCCGCGGCCTGATGCACTGCCTCTGGGAGATCATCGACAACTCGGTCGATGAAGCCCTCGGGGGGTATTGCGACCACATCGATGTGACCCTCCATTCCGACGGCTCGGTGGAGGTCAAGGACAACGGCCGCGGCATCCCGGTCGATGTCGAGCCGAAGACCGGTCTCTCCGGAGTCGAGGTCGTCATGACCAAGCTGCACGCGGGCGGCAAGTTCGGAGGTGGCTCGTACGCGGCCTCCGGCGGTCTGCACGGAGTCGGCGCCTCCGTGGTCAACGCGCTCTCCGCCCGCCTCGACGTCGAGGTGGACCGCGGCGGCCACACGCACGCCGTGAGCTTCCGGCGAGGGGTGCCGGGCCAGTTCGCGGGAGAGGGCGCCGAGGCACCCTTCGACCCGTCCGTGGGGCTGCGCAAGACCAAGAAGATCCCGAAGACCCGAACGGGCAACCGGACGCGGTACTGGGCGGACCGGCAGATCTTCCTGAAGGACGCCAGGCTCGCTCTGGACACCCTGCACCAGAGGGCGCGGCAGACCGCTTTCCTCGTGCCGGGTCTCACGCTGATCGTGCGGGACGAGTTCGGCCTTGGCGAGGGCGGCAGCAAGGGAGAGGAGTCCTTCCGCTTCGACGGAGGGATCAGCGAGTTCTGCGAGTACCTGGCCCACGACAAGCCGGTCTGTGACGTGCTGCGTCTGACGGGCCAGGGATCCTTCAAGGAGACCGTGCCGGTTCTCGACGATCACGGTCAGATGACGCCGACCGAGGTCACCAGGGAACTGGGCGTCGACATCGCGCTGCGCTGGGGCACCGGCTACGACACGACCATCAGGTCCTTCGTCAACATCATCGCCACCCCCAAGGGCGGCACCCATGTGAGCGGCTTCGAGCGCTCGGTGACCCGCACCATGAACGAGGCCCTGCGCGCGGCGAAGGTGCTGCGGGTGGCCGAGGACGACATCGTCAAGGACGACGCTCTGGAGGGGATGACCGCCGTCGTCACGGTGCGTCTGGCGGAGCCGCAGTTCGAGGGGCAGACCAAGGAGGTGCTCGGCACCTCAGCGGCCAACCGGATCGTGGCGAACGTCGTGGCCAAGGAACTCAAGGCGTTCCTGACGACGACGAAGCGTGAGATCAGGGCCCAGGCGCGGTCCGTGATGGAGAAGGCCGTGGCCGCGGCGCGTACCCGCATCGCGGCGCGGCAGCACAAGGAGGCACAGCGCAGGAAGACGGCGCTGGAGTCCTCGTCACTGCCGGCCAAGCTCGCCGACTGCCGCAGCGACGACGTCGGGCGCAGTGAGCTGTTCATCGTCGAGGGCGACTCGGCGCTCGGCACGGCGAAGCTGGCACGGAACTCGGAGTTCCAGGCTCTGCTGCCGATCCGGGGCAAGATCCTCAACGTCCAGAAGTCGTCCGTCTCCGACATGCTGAAGAACGCCGAGTGCGGCGCGATCATCCAGGTCATAGGAGCGGGGTCGGGCCGGACCTTCGATCTCGACGCGGCGCGGTACGGGAAGATCATTCTGCTGGTCGACGCCGATGTCGACGGCGCGCACATCCGCTGTCTGCTGCTCACGCTCTTCCAGCGCTACATGCGGCCCATGGTGGAGGCCGGCCGGGTCTTCGCCGCCGTACCCCCCCTGCACAGGATCGAGCTGTCCCAGCCCAAGAAGGGCCAGGAGAAGTACGTCTACACCTACTCGGACCGTGAGCTGCGGGAGACGCTGCTGGAGTTCCAGCGCAAGAACGTGCGCTACAAGGACTCCATCCAGCGCTACAAGGGCCTGGGAGAGATGGACGCCGACCAGCTCGCGGAGACGACGATGGACCCCCGCCACCGCACTCTGCGCCGGATCAACATCGGCGAGCTGGACGCCGCGGAACAGGTCTTCGACCTCCTGATGGGCAATGACGTCGCCCCGCGCAAGGAGTTCATCACCGGATCGGCCGCCACCCTCGACCGCTCGCGTATCGACGCCTGA
- a CDS encoding solute symporter family protein, whose protein sequence is MTGNHQAPALLLFSVFVAVTLAITTWVSRNRHGSAEEFYAGGRLFSPMENGFAIAGDYMSAASFLGIAGLIALFGYDGLLYSVGFLVAWLVVLLLVAELVRNCGRFTLADVVAARMSERPVRVAMGTSSVTVSVLYLVAQMVGAGSLVALLLGSTSEAARSWTVIGVGALMVIYVSMGGMRATTWIQIVKAVLLMAGAMALTVLVLIRFHGDVNHLLNTAAERSGHGRAFLGPGLKYGGSWTARFDFMSLGLALVLGTAGLPHILSRFYTVPTARAARRSVVWAIGLIGGFYLMTIVLGFGAAAVVGSGAVRTSSAAGNTAIPLLALDLGGGAGSTGGTVLFAVVAAVAFATILAVVAGITLASSASVAHDLYASLRRGSAQRGEVAVARWAAAGIGVVAISLSLLVRDLNVAFLVGLAFAVAASANLPVLLYSLFWRSFTTRGALWSVYGGLLPALLLVALSPVVSGSPTSIFPGVDFQFFPLENPGLVSIPLGFIAGWLGTVTSHGPADEAKHAETEVRSLTGAGAV, encoded by the coding sequence TTGACCGGCAACCACCAGGCGCCGGCGCTCCTGCTGTTCAGCGTGTTCGTCGCCGTCACCCTGGCCATCACCACCTGGGTCAGCCGTAACCGGCACGGTTCCGCGGAGGAGTTCTACGCGGGCGGCAGGCTCTTCTCCCCGATGGAGAACGGTTTCGCCATCGCCGGTGACTACATGTCCGCCGCCTCCTTCCTCGGCATCGCCGGTCTCATCGCCCTCTTCGGCTACGACGGTCTGCTCTACTCCGTGGGGTTCCTCGTCGCCTGGCTCGTCGTGCTGCTGCTCGTCGCGGAACTCGTACGCAACTGCGGGAGGTTCACCCTCGCCGACGTCGTGGCGGCGCGCATGAGTGAACGGCCCGTGCGCGTCGCCATGGGAACTTCCTCGGTCACCGTCTCCGTTCTCTATCTGGTGGCGCAGATGGTGGGCGCGGGCTCCCTCGTCGCGCTGCTGCTCGGCTCCACCAGCGAGGCAGCCCGCTCCTGGACCGTCATCGGTGTCGGGGCGCTCATGGTGATCTACGTGTCGATGGGAGGGATGCGGGCCACCACCTGGATCCAGATCGTGAAGGCCGTCCTGCTGATGGCAGGGGCGATGGCCCTCACCGTTCTCGTCCTGATCCGCTTCCACGGAGACGTCAACCACCTGCTCAACACGGCGGCCGAACGCAGCGGCCACGGCAGGGCGTTCCTCGGCCCCGGCCTCAAGTACGGCGGGAGCTGGACGGCGCGGTTCGACTTCATGAGTCTCGGACTCGCCCTCGTGCTCGGCACCGCGGGGCTGCCCCACATCCTGTCCCGCTTCTACACCGTGCCGACGGCCCGCGCGGCCAGGCGTTCCGTCGTATGGGCCATCGGCCTCATCGGCGGCTTCTACCTGATGACGATCGTGCTCGGCTTCGGCGCGGCGGCCGTCGTCGGCTCGGGAGCCGTCCGTACGTCGAGCGCGGCCGGGAACACGGCGATCCCCCTGCTCGCCCTCGACCTCGGAGGCGGCGCGGGCTCCACGGGAGGCACCGTACTCTTCGCCGTCGTCGCGGCCGTGGCCTTCGCGACGATCCTCGCGGTGGTCGCGGGGATCACCCTCGCCTCCTCCGCGTCCGTCGCCCACGACCTCTACGCCTCGCTGCGGCGCGGTTCCGCGCAGCGCGGCGAAGTCGCCGTGGCCCGGTGGGCCGCCGCCGGAATCGGTGTGGTCGCCATCTCGCTGAGCCTGCTCGTCCGCGATCTGAACGTCGCCTTCCTGGTCGGACTGGCCTTCGCGGTGGCGGCCTCCGCCAATCTGCCCGTCCTGCTGTACTCGCTGTTCTGGCGGTCGTTCACGACCAGGGGCGCGCTCTGGTCGGTCTACGGGGGCCTGCTGCCCGCGCTGCTGCTCGTCGCCCTGTCGCCCGTGGTCTCCGGCAGTCCCACCTCGATCTTCCCCGGTGTGGACTTCCAGTTCTTCCCGCTGGAGAACCCCGGACTGGTCTCGATCCCGCTGGGCTTCATCGCGGGCTGGCTCGGCACCGTCACCTCGCACGGACCCGCGGACGAGGCCAAGCACGCGGAGACCGAGGTGCGTTCGCTCACGGGCGCCGGAGCCGTCTGA
- a CDS encoding response regulator, with product MTARVVVADDQAVVREGIVMLLGLLPGIEVVGSARDGEEAVALVAELTPDVVLMDLRMPRCDGVEATRRIRESHPATQVVVLTTYADDDSLFPALRAGARGYLTKDAGGDEIVRAVEDVLSGAAGLAPGIQRRLLDRFSEQGAPAAVSGPPPEPPDGLTGRETEVLALISEGLTNQEIAGTLHVSTATVKTHINNLFAKTGVRDRAQAVRYAYRHGLGGPPGPPVT from the coding sequence ATGACGGCCAGAGTGGTGGTGGCGGACGACCAGGCGGTGGTGCGCGAGGGGATCGTCATGCTGCTCGGACTGTTGCCGGGCATCGAGGTCGTCGGTTCGGCCAGGGACGGCGAGGAGGCGGTCGCTCTCGTCGCCGAGCTGACCCCCGACGTCGTGCTGATGGATCTGAGGATGCCCCGGTGCGACGGGGTGGAGGCCACCAGGAGAATCCGGGAGAGCCACCCGGCAACCCAGGTGGTCGTCCTGACCACGTACGCGGACGACGATTCGCTCTTCCCCGCGCTGCGCGCGGGGGCCCGCGGATATCTCACCAAGGACGCGGGTGGTGACGAGATCGTGCGGGCCGTCGAGGATGTCCTGTCGGGCGCCGCGGGCCTGGCCCCCGGGATCCAGCGCAGGCTGCTCGACCGGTTCTCCGAGCAGGGCGCCCCCGCCGCCGTGTCAGGTCCCCCGCCCGAGCCGCCGGACGGCCTGACCGGCCGCGAGACGGAGGTGCTCGCACTGATCTCGGAAGGGCTGACCAATCAGGAAATCGCGGGCACCCTCCATGTCTCGACCGCCACGGTGAAGACTCACATCAACAACCTCTTCGCCAAGACTGGTGTGCGCGACCGTGCTCAAGCGGTCCGTTACGCCTACCGGCACGGCCTGGGCGGGCCCCCGGGCCCACCCGTCACCTGA
- a CDS encoding DUF485 domain-containing protein has translation MDLPALPILVHAVNVAADKESSVKKQDGRDAGQVRLDDPWHDAPASRRGEVDGAGTPVTSIPPQAGGPEPLPRAGDIYVEVRRSAAFQEVRRRYRRFVVPVSVAFFAWYVAYVVAATTAHGLMSRPVVGAVNVAMLAGLGQFASTFLVTWAYARHARLHRDRAALELRWDTQELTRGIER, from the coding sequence GTGGATCTTCCCGCTCTGCCCATCCTTGTGCACGCGGTCAATGTGGCCGCGGACAAGGAGAGTTCGGTGAAGAAGCAAGACGGTCGCGATGCCGGGCAGGTCCGGCTCGACGACCCGTGGCACGACGCGCCGGCCTCCCGCCGGGGTGAGGTGGACGGCGCGGGTACGCCCGTCACCTCCATACCGCCCCAGGCCGGCGGGCCGGAGCCGCTCCCACGCGCGGGCGACATCTACGTGGAAGTGCGACGCAGCGCCGCGTTCCAGGAGGTGCGCCGCAGGTACCGCCGGTTCGTGGTGCCGGTCTCGGTGGCCTTCTTCGCCTGGTACGTCGCCTATGTGGTCGCGGCGACGACGGCTCACGGTCTGATGTCCAGGCCGGTCGTCGGAGCGGTGAACGTGGCGATGCTCGCCGGGCTGGGACAGTTCGCCTCGACCTTCCTTGTGACCTGGGCCTACGCTCGGCACGCCCGGCTGCACAGGGACCGGGCCGCCCTGGAACTGCGCTGGGACACCCAGGAACTGACCAGGGGGATCGAACGTTGA
- a CDS encoding sensor histidine kinase, producing the protein MTENSWVVWPSREALQRPPERWSGRNRLRTSRLVRGVVFAGLLWGTVTDNRHGGALVVAVGVVCVLAGAALAWGFFRTTAQHRLWPSLGLLTALGTVALLGELGGWRVLAVTAWCGGAVVALERLPLAAAGPYSLVLLVAFGILNNDNWLTTTVIAIGLALTGYVLRLDGEARAATQRLLARERAANAAEAETAALAERARIAREIHDVLAHSLSAQLVHLEAARIQIERGAERDEILERVVAARAMAREGLAETRQALSALRGDMAPVADVLRSLADGEGARLEVRGAARPLPAEAAQTVRRVAQEAFTNIRKHAPDSEVTVRLVYEPDFCLLVVRNTDAVAGRPDLAVSGGGYGLLGMRERAELLGGTLEAGADEEGFTVTLRVPA; encoded by the coding sequence GTGACAGAGAACTCTTGGGTGGTCTGGCCGTCGCGGGAAGCCCTGCAACGACCGCCGGAGCGCTGGTCGGGGAGGAACCGGCTCCGTACCAGCCGGCTGGTACGGGGTGTGGTCTTCGCCGGCCTGCTGTGGGGCACCGTCACGGACAACCGGCACGGCGGCGCCCTCGTCGTCGCCGTCGGCGTCGTGTGTGTGCTGGCCGGTGCGGCGCTGGCCTGGGGGTTCTTCCGGACCACGGCCCAGCACAGGCTCTGGCCCTCTCTGGGACTCCTGACCGCCCTCGGCACCGTCGCGCTCCTGGGGGAACTCGGCGGGTGGCGGGTGCTGGCCGTCACCGCCTGGTGCGGAGGGGCTGTCGTCGCCCTGGAACGACTGCCCCTGGCGGCGGCAGGCCCGTACTCCCTTGTCCTGCTCGTCGCCTTCGGCATCCTCAACAACGACAACTGGCTCACCACCACGGTCATCGCCATCGGCCTGGCCCTCACCGGATACGTGCTGCGGCTGGACGGGGAGGCCCGTGCGGCCACTCAGCGGCTGCTCGCGCGAGAGCGCGCGGCCAACGCGGCGGAGGCGGAGACGGCCGCGCTCGCCGAGCGGGCCAGGATCGCGAGGGAGATCCACGACGTACTGGCCCACAGCCTCTCGGCGCAGCTCGTGCACCTGGAGGCTGCCAGGATCCAGATCGAGCGCGGAGCGGAGCGCGACGAGATCCTCGAACGGGTCGTCGCGGCCCGCGCGATGGCACGTGAAGGGCTCGCGGAGACCCGGCAGGCCCTCTCCGCCCTGCGTGGCGACATGGCACCGGTCGCCGACGTCCTGCGCTCCCTCGCCGACGGTGAGGGAGCCCGCCTCGAAGTGCGGGGCGCCGCCAGGCCCTTGCCCGCGGAGGCCGCGCAGACCGTCAGAAGGGTGGCCCAGGAGGCGTTCACCAATATCCGCAAGCACGCCCCCGACTCCGAGGTCACCGTGCGTCTCGTCTACGAGCCCGACTTCTGCCTGCTCGTCGTGCGCAACACCGACGCCGTGGCGGGCCGCCCCGATCTCGCTGTCAGTGGCGGCGGTTACGGTTTGCTCGGGATGAGAGAGCGTGCCGAGCTTCTCGGCGGGACTCTGGAGGCGGGAGCGGACGAGGAGGGGTTCACGGTGACGCTGCGGGTGCCGGCATGA
- a CDS encoding DUF7455 domain-containing protein codes for MTTVLTPASPLTAADRCDRCGAQAYLRVVLLSGGELLFCAHHGRKFEPELKKIAAEIQDETERLTATPASDTDEDR; via the coding sequence GTGACTACTGTTCTGACACCCGCGAGCCCGCTGACGGCCGCTGATCGGTGCGACCGCTGCGGCGCCCAGGCATACCTGCGCGTCGTTCTGTTGAGCGGCGGTGAACTGCTCTTCTGCGCCCACCACGGACGCAAGTTCGAGCCGGAACTCAAGAAGATCGCCGCTGAGATACAGGACGAGACGGAGCGGCTCACGGCCACTCCCGCATCCGACACTGACGAGGATCGCTGA
- a CDS encoding ATP-binding protein, translating to MNATSSARVRRPRLGLPRRVFSQLLLIQVTIAAGVAVLATGLFLAPLGDQLDDQAMRRALAIAQTTAAQPSIARDLLSSPPSVDGPVQRAADRIRRGTGAGYVVIMDEKGVRWSHTDTRQIGRVVSTDPSEPLAGREIMEIDSGTLGRSARGKVPLRDARGHLVGAVSVGIEYDSVRARLLDAIPGLFAYAGGALAAGALVAYPISRRVRRQTHDLAFSDISALLTEREAMLHGIREGVVGLDSGGRLRLLNDEAGRLLGIGAEAMGRSLLSVLGPGRTTDVLTGEALGNDLVTVRGPRVLVANRMPTDDGGAVATLRDRTELEQLGRELDATRGLIDALRAKDHEHANRMHTVLGLLELEMYDEAARYIDQVAGADRITSEQITRRIHDPLLAALLVGKATVAAERGVALEVSEDSRLPDRLADPHGLVTVVGNLVDNALDATAGTARARVEVDVRVRGRGVRVRVADSGPGVPAPLRAAVFTAGWSTKPPPAHGERGIGLSLVRRLAERQGGHVEVGESAEGGAEFTVTLPEAFDESGARDDGPAPR from the coding sequence ATGAACGCCACGTCGTCCGCCCGCGTCAGAAGGCCGCGGCTGGGGCTCCCCCGGCGCGTCTTCTCCCAGCTCCTGCTGATCCAGGTGACGATCGCGGCCGGGGTCGCGGTGCTCGCCACGGGGCTCTTCCTCGCGCCTCTCGGCGACCAGTTGGACGATCAGGCGATGCGCCGGGCGCTCGCCATCGCGCAGACGACGGCGGCCCAGCCCTCCATCGCCCGGGACCTGCTGTCCTCGCCGCCCTCCGTGGACGGGCCCGTGCAGCGCGCTGCGGACCGTATTCGACGCGGCACCGGCGCCGGATACGTCGTCATCATGGACGAAAAGGGGGTGCGCTGGTCCCACACCGACACCCGGCAGATCGGCCGGGTCGTGTCGACCGACCCCAGCGAACCGCTGGCGGGGCGGGAGATCATGGAGATCGACAGCGGCACTCTCGGCCGCTCGGCACGGGGAAAGGTGCCGTTGCGCGACGCGCGCGGCCACCTGGTCGGGGCCGTATCGGTCGGTATCGAGTACGACAGTGTGCGCGCCCGGCTCCTCGACGCCATTCCAGGACTGTTCGCCTACGCCGGCGGGGCGCTGGCCGCGGGTGCGCTCGTCGCCTATCCGATCTCCCGCAGAGTACGCAGACAGACGCATGACCTCGCGTTCTCGGACATCTCCGCGCTGCTGACCGAGCGGGAGGCGATGCTGCACGGCATCCGTGAGGGGGTGGTGGGGCTGGACAGCGGTGGTCGGCTGCGGCTGTTGAACGACGAGGCGGGGCGGCTGTTGGGGATCGGCGCGGAGGCGATGGGCCGGTCACTCCTCTCAGTGCTGGGCCCCGGCCGCACCACCGACGTCCTGACGGGCGAGGCCCTGGGCAACGACCTCGTGACCGTACGAGGCCCGCGGGTACTGGTCGCCAACCGCATGCCCACCGACGACGGAGGCGCCGTCGCCACCCTGCGCGACCGCACCGAGCTGGAACAGCTGGGCCGCGAACTCGACGCCACCCGGGGGCTCATCGACGCACTGCGGGCCAAGGACCACGAGCACGCCAACCGGATGCACACCGTCCTTGGCCTGCTGGAGTTGGAGATGTACGACGAGGCCGCACGCTACATCGACCAGGTCGCGGGCGCCGACCGGATCACCTCCGAGCAGATCACCCGGCGCATCCACGATCCGTTGCTCGCGGCCCTGCTGGTCGGCAAAGCGACCGTCGCCGCCGAGCGGGGGGTGGCCCTGGAGGTGTCGGAGGACAGTCGGCTGCCCGACCGGCTCGCCGACCCGCACGGGCTGGTCACCGTCGTCGGCAACCTGGTCGACAACGCCCTTGACGCCACAGCGGGCACCGCGCGCGCCCGAGTGGAGGTCGATGTACGCGTAAGGGGGCGTGGAGTGCGCGTGCGCGTGGCCGACAGCGGACCGGGGGTACCCGCCCCCTTGCGGGCCGCCGTCTTCACCGCGGGCTGGTCGACGAAGCCTCCCCCGGCGCACGGTGAGCGAGGGATCGGCCTCTCGCTGGTCCGCAGACTCGCCGAGCGCCAAGGGGGCCACGTCGAGGTGGGGGAATCGGCCGAAGGGGGCGCCGAGTTCACCGTCACCCTGCCGGAGGCGTTCGACGAGTCCGGGGCGAGGGACGACGGTCCGGCGCCCCGATGA